In one Dama dama isolate Ldn47 chromosome 5, ASM3311817v1, whole genome shotgun sequence genomic region, the following are encoded:
- the UPB1 gene encoding beta-ureidopropionase — protein MAGSGFESLERCLEKHLPLAELQEVKRVLYGKETRKLDLPSAALEAASRGDFELQGYAFEAAAEQQRRLRTVRVGLVQNRTPLPADTPVVKQVTALHRRMEAVVEVAAVCGVNIICFQEAWTMPFAFCTREKLPWTEFAESAEDGPTTKFCQELARKHGMVVVSPILERDSAHGDVLWNTAVVISSSGAVLGKTRKNHIPRVGDFNESTYYMEGNLGHPVFQTRFGRIAVNICYGRHHPLNWLMYSLNGAEIVFNPSATIGALSESLWPIEARNAAIANHCFTCAINRVGQEHFPNEFTSGDGKKAHRDFGYFYGSSYVAAPDGSRTPGLSRTRDGVLVAELDLNLCRQVNDIWGFKMTGRYEMYARELAEAVKPDYTPKIVTE, from the exons ATGGCCGGGTCCGGGTTTGAGTCGCTGGAGCGGTGCTTGGAAAAACATCTGCCACTCGCAGAACTGCAGGAGGTCAAACGCGTTCTCTATGGCAAAGAGACCAG GAAGCTCGACCTGCCCAGCGCGGCTCTTGAGGCCGCCTCCCGAGGGGACTTCGAGCTGCAGGGCTATGCATTCGAGGCCGCCGCGGAGCAGCAGAGGAGGCTGCGGACCGTGCGTGTGGGGCTTGTTCAGAACAGAACCCCGCTCCCCGCGGACACCCCCGTGGTGAAACAG GTCACCGCCCTGCACAGACGCATGGAGGCCGTCGTGGAGGTGGCTGCTGTGTGTGGAGTCAACATCATCTGCTTCCAGGAGGCGTGGA CGATGCCCTTTGCTTTCTGTACGAGAGAGAAGCTTCCTTGGACGGAATTTGCTGAGTCAGCGGAGGACGGGCCCACCACCAAGTTCTGTCAGGAG CTGGCGAGGAAGCATGGCATGGTGGTGGTGTCCCCCATCCTGGAGCGAGACTCGGCCCACGGGGACGTCCTGTGGAACACGGCCGTGGTCATCTCCAGCTCCGGAGCGGTCCTGGGCAAGACGAGGAAGAACCACATCCCCAGAGTGGGCGACTTCAACGAG TCCACGTACTACATGGAGGGAAACCTGGGCCACCCCGTGTTCCAGACGCGGTTCGGGCGGATCGCCGTTAACATCTGCTACGGGCGTCACCACCCCCTCAACTGGCTCATGTATAGCCTCAACGGCGCTGAGATCGTCTTCAACCCCTCCGCCACCATCGGAGCGCTCAG TGAGTCCCTGTGGCCCATCGAGGCCAGGAACGCAGCCATCGCCAACCACTGCTTCACCTGTGCCATCAACCGCGTGGGCCAG GAGCACTTCCCAAATGAGTTCACCTCTGGGGATGGCAAGAAAG CTCACCGGGACTTCGGCTACTTTTACGGCTCGAGCTACGTGGCGGCCCCGGACGGCAGCCGCACCCCCGGGCTCTCCCGCACCCGGGACGGGGTCCTGGTCGCCGAGCTGGACCTCAACCTCTGCCGGCAGGTGAACGACATCTGGGGCTTCAAG ATGACCGGCAGATACGAGATGTACGCTCGGGAACTTGCGGAAGCTGTCAAACCCGACTACACCCCCAAGATTGTGACAGAGTAG
- the GUCD1 gene encoding protein GUCD1 isoform X8 yields the protein MRTEVDAEAAGPPLEPGDFVQLPVPVIQQLYHWDCGLACSRMVLRYLGQLDDAEFERALQELQLTRSIWTIDLAYLMRRFGVRHRFCTRTLGVDKGYKNQSFYRKHFDTEETRVNQLFAQAKSCKVLVEKCRVSVQDIQAHLAQGHVAIVLVNSGVLRCDACSRPPKYCCFTPGGPRCFCRSPDYQGHFIVLRGYSRAAGCIFYNNPAYADRMCSASISNFEEARTSYGTDEDILFVYVDS from the exons GCGACTTCGTGCAGCTGCCGGTGCCCGTCATCCAGCAGCTCTACCACTGGGACTGTGGCCTGGCCTGCTCCAGGATGGTGCTGCG GTACCTGGGCCAGCTGGACGACGCTGAGTTCGAGAGGGCCCTGCAGGAGCTGCAGCTCACCAGGAGCATCTGGACCATCGACCTGGCCTACCTGATGCGCCGCTTCGGCGTGCGGCACCGCTTCTGCACCCGGACGCTGGGCGTGGACAAGGGCTACAAGAACCAG TCCTTCTACAGGAAGCACTTTGACACAGAGGAGACGCGGGTGAACCAGCTGTTTGCACAAGCCAAGAGCTGCAAGGTGCTGGTGGAGAAGTG CAGAGTGAGCGTGCAGGACATCCAGGCCCACCTGGCGCAGGGCCACGTGGCCATCGTGCTGGTGAACTCGGGCGTGCTGCGCTGCGACGCCTGCTCCAGGCCCCCCAAGTACTGCTGCTTCACGCCCGGCGGGCCCCGCTGCTTCTGCCGCTCACCCGACTACCAGGGCCACTTCATCGTGCTGCGCGGCTACAGCCGGGCCGCCGGCTGCATCTTCTACAACAACCCGGCATACGCTGACC GAATGTGCAGCGCCAGCATCAGCAACTTCGAGGAGGCCAGGACCAGCTACGGCACGGACGAGGACATCCTTTTCGTCTACGTGGACAGCTGA
- the GUCD1 gene encoding protein GUCD1 isoform X7, with product MRTEVDAEAAGPPLEPGDFVQLPVPVIQQLYHWDCGLACSRMVLRYLGQLDDAEFERALQELQLTRSIWTIDLAYLMRRFGVRHRFCTRTLGVDKGYKNQSFYRKHFDTEETRVNQLFAQAKSCKVLVEKCRVSVQDIQAHLAQGHVAIVLVNSGVLRCDACSRPPKYCCFTPGGPRCFCRSPDYQGHFIVLRGYSRAAGCIFYNNPAYADPGMCSASISNFEEARTSYGTDEDILFVYVDS from the exons GCGACTTCGTGCAGCTGCCGGTGCCCGTCATCCAGCAGCTCTACCACTGGGACTGTGGCCTGGCCTGCTCCAGGATGGTGCTGCG GTACCTGGGCCAGCTGGACGACGCTGAGTTCGAGAGGGCCCTGCAGGAGCTGCAGCTCACCAGGAGCATCTGGACCATCGACCTGGCCTACCTGATGCGCCGCTTCGGCGTGCGGCACCGCTTCTGCACCCGGACGCTGGGCGTGGACAAGGGCTACAAGAACCAG TCCTTCTACAGGAAGCACTTTGACACAGAGGAGACGCGGGTGAACCAGCTGTTTGCACAAGCCAAGAGCTGCAAGGTGCTGGTGGAGAAGTG CAGAGTGAGCGTGCAGGACATCCAGGCCCACCTGGCGCAGGGCCACGTGGCCATCGTGCTGGTGAACTCGGGCGTGCTGCGCTGCGACGCCTGCTCCAGGCCCCCCAAGTACTGCTGCTTCACGCCCGGCGGGCCCCGCTGCTTCTGCCGCTCACCCGACTACCAGGGCCACTTCATCGTGCTGCGCGGCTACAGCCGGGCCGCCGGCTGCATCTTCTACAACAACCCGGCATACGCTGACC CAGGAATGTGCAGCGCCAGCATCAGCAACTTCGAGGAGGCCAGGACCAGCTACGGCACGGACGAGGACATCCTTTTCGTCTACGTGGACAGCTGA
- the GUCD1 gene encoding protein GUCD1 isoform X6 has translation MRTEVDAEAAGPPLEPGDFVQLPVPVIQQLYHWDCGLACSRMVLRYLGQLDDAEFERALQELQLTRSIWTIDLAYLMRRFGVRHRFCTRTLGVDKGYKNQSFYRKHFDTEETRVNQLFAQAKSCKVLVEKWRPPARSAGRTPDPGHPRSRVSVQDIQAHLAQGHVAIVLVNSGVLRCDACSRPPKYCCFTPGGPRCFCRSPDYQGHFIVLRGYSRAAGCIFYNNPAYADPGMCSASISNFEEARTSYGTDEDILFVYVDS, from the exons GCGACTTCGTGCAGCTGCCGGTGCCCGTCATCCAGCAGCTCTACCACTGGGACTGTGGCCTGGCCTGCTCCAGGATGGTGCTGCG GTACCTGGGCCAGCTGGACGACGCTGAGTTCGAGAGGGCCCTGCAGGAGCTGCAGCTCACCAGGAGCATCTGGACCATCGACCTGGCCTACCTGATGCGCCGCTTCGGCGTGCGGCACCGCTTCTGCACCCGGACGCTGGGCGTGGACAAGGGCTACAAGAACCAG TCCTTCTACAGGAAGCACTTTGACACAGAGGAGACGCGGGTGAACCAGCTGTTTGCACAAGCCAAGAGCTGCAAGGTGCTGGTGGAGAAGTG GCGGCCCCCCGCACGGAGCGCAGGCCGGACGCCTGACCCCGGCCACCCCCGCAGCAGAGTGAGCGTGCAGGACATCCAGGCCCACCTGGCGCAGGGCCACGTGGCCATCGTGCTGGTGAACTCGGGCGTGCTGCGCTGCGACGCCTGCTCCAGGCCCCCCAAGTACTGCTGCTTCACGCCCGGCGGGCCCCGCTGCTTCTGCCGCTCACCCGACTACCAGGGCCACTTCATCGTGCTGCGCGGCTACAGCCGGGCCGCCGGCTGCATCTTCTACAACAACCCGGCATACGCTGACC CAGGAATGTGCAGCGCCAGCATCAGCAACTTCGAGGAGGCCAGGACCAGCTACGGCACGGACGAGGACATCCTTTTCGTCTACGTGGACAGCTGA
- the GUCD1 gene encoding protein GUCD1 isoform X9 has protein sequence MVLRYLGQLDDAEFERALQELQLTRSIWTIDLAYLMRRFGVRHRFCTRTLGVDKGYKNQSFYRKHFDTEETRVNQLFAQAKSCKVLVEKWRPPARSAGRTPDPGHPRSRVSVQDIQAHLAQGHVAIVLVNSGVLRCDACSRPPKYCCFTPGGPRCFCRSPDYQGHFIVLRGYSRAAGCIFYNNPAYADPGMCSASISNFEEARTSYGTDEDILFVYVDS, from the exons ATGGTGCTGCG GTACCTGGGCCAGCTGGACGACGCTGAGTTCGAGAGGGCCCTGCAGGAGCTGCAGCTCACCAGGAGCATCTGGACCATCGACCTGGCCTACCTGATGCGCCGCTTCGGCGTGCGGCACCGCTTCTGCACCCGGACGCTGGGCGTGGACAAGGGCTACAAGAACCAG TCCTTCTACAGGAAGCACTTTGACACAGAGGAGACGCGGGTGAACCAGCTGTTTGCACAAGCCAAGAGCTGCAAGGTGCTGGTGGAGAAGTG GCGGCCCCCCGCACGGAGCGCAGGCCGGACGCCTGACCCCGGCCACCCCCGCAGCAGAGTGAGCGTGCAGGACATCCAGGCCCACCTGGCGCAGGGCCACGTGGCCATCGTGCTGGTGAACTCGGGCGTGCTGCGCTGCGACGCCTGCTCCAGGCCCCCCAAGTACTGCTGCTTCACGCCCGGCGGGCCCCGCTGCTTCTGCCGCTCACCCGACTACCAGGGCCACTTCATCGTGCTGCGCGGCTACAGCCGGGCCGCCGGCTGCATCTTCTACAACAACCCGGCATACGCTGACC CAGGAATGTGCAGCGCCAGCATCAGCAACTTCGAGGAGGCCAGGACCAGCTACGGCACGGACGAGGACATCCTTTTCGTCTACGTGGACAGCTGA